Proteins co-encoded in one Methyloterricola oryzae genomic window:
- a CDS encoding protein disulfide oxidoreductase: protein MSKFARSLFSWVAIAAFVVGVQFYTSRNLVSGQSPPLMGMTAGGAPFDLNSLRGQPAALYFWASWCPVCKAMQGAVNSVASDHRVVGVAMQSGDAEEVRRYLKSSGLAVDSLPDEDGGISQAFGLRGVPTVFVLDSQGQIRFATSGYTSGPGLRLRLWLAGL, encoded by the coding sequence ATGAGCAAGTTCGCCCGCAGCCTGTTTTCCTGGGTAGCCATCGCCGCCTTCGTGGTGGGCGTTCAGTTCTATACCAGTCGTAACCTGGTGTCCGGGCAGTCGCCCCCCTTGATGGGTATGACCGCAGGCGGAGCGCCTTTCGACCTGAACAGCCTGCGCGGCCAGCCGGCTGCGCTTTATTTCTGGGCGAGCTGGTGCCCGGTGTGCAAGGCCATGCAGGGCGCGGTCAATTCGGTGGCAAGTGATCATCGCGTGGTCGGGGTGGCGATGCAGTCGGGGGACGCGGAAGAAGTGCGGCGTTACCTGAAATCGTCCGGTTTGGCCGTGGACAGTCTGCCCGATGAAGACGGCGGCATCAGTCAGGCGTTCGGCTTGCGCGGGGTGCCCACGGTTTTCGTTCTGGATTCCCAGGGGCAGATTCGATTTGCCACCTCGGGCTATACCAGTGGGCCCGGTCTGCGACTGCGCCTGTGGCTGGCGGGGCTGTGA
- a CDS encoding M48 family metallopeptidase has product MSIETPGIQVRRSARAKYLRLVVRPGIIELVAPLAATERQVQSFLQKHRSWAEGKVREMDAKLKVFQGPGLLEPGATLPWRGREIPLAVEETSGRRANVRIDECFSVTLPSRVGPGRESVLKQVLYSWIRHWLRGEVARLSLAHAPRHGLNPRAIRIKRMVSRWGSCGPRGDININWLLALAPETVLEYVVVHELCHIRERNHSAAFWSLVAEHLPGYALERAWLKRNGPALMQRFAEFGA; this is encoded by the coding sequence GTGAGCATCGAAACGCCCGGCATCCAGGTGCGCCGCAGTGCCCGGGCCAAGTACCTGCGGCTGGTGGTGAGGCCGGGGATCATCGAACTGGTGGCCCCCCTGGCGGCGACCGAGCGCCAGGTTCAATCCTTCCTGCAGAAACACAGGTCCTGGGCCGAAGGCAAGGTCCGCGAGATGGATGCCAAGCTCAAGGTCTTCCAGGGTCCAGGCCTGCTCGAACCCGGCGCGACCCTACCCTGGCGCGGGCGCGAGATTCCGCTCGCGGTGGAGGAAACGTCCGGCCGCAGGGCCAATGTCCGCATCGACGAGTGCTTCAGTGTGACGCTGCCTTCCAGGGTGGGTCCAGGCCGCGAGAGCGTGCTCAAGCAGGTGCTTTACAGCTGGATCCGGCACTGGCTGCGGGGCGAGGTGGCCCGCCTGTCGCTCGCCCATGCGCCGCGCCATGGCTTGAACCCTCGCGCCATTCGTATCAAGCGCATGGTCTCGCGCTGGGGCAGTTGCGGACCCCGCGGCGACATCAACATCAACTGGCTGCTGGCGCTCGCTCCGGAGACCGTGCTGGAGTACGTGGTGGTCCACGAGTTGTGCCATATCCGCGAGCGCAATCACTCCGCCGCATTCTGGTCCCTGGTGGCCGAGCACCTGCCGGGCTATGCGCTGGAACGAGCCTGGCTCAAGCGCAATGGGCCTGCGCTGATGCAGCGATTCGCGGAGTTTGGCGCATGA
- a CDS encoding L,D-transpeptidase family protein: MTFVLAPALRRALLLLLVLGILPACSFHEGVRPQVYHVTRPHIEQVESHQFAIGKDDSIVGRLATVRLREGDSLSDLARHYGLGFEQISAANPELEPWAPPAETVVLPLRFMLPEAPRKGIVVNLASMRLFYYAPGKKGQDAQVLTYPVGIGKEGRSTPTGLMTVDRKTAHPTWYVPESIRRDHAQKGDPLPAVVSPGPDNPLGDYAMYLSKPSYLIHGTNKPYSIGFRASNGCLRLYPEDIEKLFQAVPKKTTVKIVNQPFLVGTQDGMLYLEVHDPHEEMDGKRLRQGLVARLKQMEKKQGLQLDWPKVEEALAQARGIPVPILTGSQSLEQVLADALPLDRPRQLYGQPSPPALASEGWYIRAAETPDEGSARRLAAMLNHQGPRIPAQAVLRDGRYQVLAGPYPDAKATKAAAKRMKIDLEIKGEIVEPAQRVSMQGELR; encoded by the coding sequence ATGACTTTCGTTTTGGCGCCGGCCTTGCGGCGCGCCCTGCTTCTACTTCTGGTGCTGGGCATTCTGCCCGCCTGTTCATTTCATGAGGGTGTGAGGCCGCAGGTCTATCACGTGACCCGCCCGCACATCGAGCAGGTCGAATCCCACCAATTCGCCATCGGCAAGGACGACAGCATCGTGGGCCGTTTGGCTACGGTCCGGCTGCGCGAAGGTGACAGTCTCTCGGATCTGGCCCGCCACTATGGCCTGGGCTTCGAGCAGATCAGTGCTGCCAATCCGGAGTTGGAACCCTGGGCGCCGCCGGCCGAGACCGTGGTATTGCCCTTGCGCTTCATGTTGCCGGAGGCCCCGCGCAAGGGCATCGTGGTCAACCTGGCATCCATGCGCCTTTTTTACTACGCACCGGGGAAGAAGGGTCAGGACGCGCAGGTGCTGACCTATCCGGTGGGCATAGGCAAGGAGGGGCGTTCCACGCCGACCGGGTTGATGACGGTGGATCGCAAGACCGCGCACCCGACCTGGTATGTGCCCGAGTCGATCCGGCGCGATCACGCACAGAAGGGTGATCCTCTGCCGGCGGTGGTGTCGCCCGGCCCCGACAATCCGCTCGGGGATTACGCCATGTACCTCAGCAAGCCCAGTTACCTCATTCATGGCACCAACAAGCCCTACAGCATCGGTTTCAGGGCCAGTAACGGCTGCCTGCGGCTGTATCCGGAGGACATTGAAAAGCTGTTCCAGGCGGTGCCCAAGAAGACCACTGTCAAGATCGTCAACCAACCTTTCCTGGTGGGGACCCAGGACGGCATGCTGTACCTGGAGGTTCATGATCCCCATGAAGAGATGGATGGCAAGCGCCTGCGACAGGGCTTGGTGGCCAGGCTCAAACAGATGGAAAAGAAGCAGGGGCTGCAGCTGGACTGGCCCAAGGTGGAAGAAGCCCTGGCCCAGGCACGTGGCATTCCCGTGCCCATCCTGACCGGATCCCAGAGCCTGGAACAGGTGCTGGCAGACGCGTTGCCATTGGATCGCCCGCGGCAGTTGTACGGCCAGCCTTCACCCCCGGCGCTGGCGTCCGAGGGCTGGTACATCCGCGCCGCCGAGACCCCGGATGAGGGCAGCGCCCGGCGGCTGGCCGCCATGCTCAATCATCAGGGACCGCGCATACCGGCCCAGGCGGTGCTGAGGGACGGGCGCTACCAGGTTTTGGCCGGGCCTTATCCGGACGCCAAGGCAACCAAGGCGGCGGCCAAGCGGATGAAGATCGATCTGGAGATCAAGGGCGAGATCGTGGAACCCGCGCAGCGGGTGAGCATGCAGGGCGAACTTCGCTGA
- a CDS encoding GreA/GreB family elongation factor: MSRAFVKESDAESALEEAPLRPRSPFPNYVTPDGLASLHARLRELQQRRRGLEGLDDLAARQELVIVDRDLRYCSDRISSAIPVEPDGQPGDRVHFGAAVDVEVAGEADLRRFVIVGEDEADAAAGKISWISPLAKVLLNARVGDWVTWRRPAGDLELEIVAIHKGGAASADEVGG, from the coding sequence ATGAGTCGAGCGTTCGTCAAGGAGTCCGATGCCGAGTCCGCACTGGAAGAGGCTCCCCTTCGGCCGCGCAGTCCGTTTCCCAATTACGTCACGCCTGATGGACTGGCCAGTCTGCATGCCCGCCTGCGCGAGCTGCAGCAGCGGCGACGCGGCCTGGAAGGCCTGGATGACCTGGCCGCGCGCCAGGAGCTGGTCATCGTGGATCGGGACCTGCGTTACTGCAGCGACCGCATCAGCAGCGCAATCCCGGTGGAGCCGGATGGCCAGCCTGGCGACCGCGTGCATTTCGGCGCCGCGGTGGACGTGGAGGTGGCGGGCGAAGCAGATCTGCGCCGCTTTGTCATCGTCGGAGAGGACGAGGCGGATGCCGCCGCCGGCAAGATTAGCTGGATTTCTCCCCTGGCCAAGGTGCTGCTCAACGCCCGCGTGGGTGATTGGGTGACGTGGCGCCGCCCCGCCGGGGACCTGGAGCTGGAAATCGTCGCCATCCACAAAGGTGGTGCGGCAAGCGCCGATGAGGTCGGTGGGTGA
- a CDS encoding NAD(P)H-quinone oxidoreductase, whose translation MRVVEITAFGGPEVLAMRQRPVPVPEPDEVLIKVAAAGVNRPDLMQRMGMYPPPPGASDIPGLEVAGEVVAVGTLAGSLRVGDKVCALVAGGGYAEYCVAPAIQCLPVPEGLDLVEAASLPETFFTVWTNVFEQGRLLAGETFLVHGGSSGIGVTAIQLARRFGARVIATAGSLAKCRACEALGATAINYREADFVEVVGEITQGQGVDVILDMVGGDYLQRNLACLAEEGRLLQIGLQAGAKAQINLLPVLLKRLTLTGSTLRRRSVAEKGRIAAALREKVWPLLAQGKLRPVIDRSFELDAAAEAHRYLESGAHIGKIVLTVN comes from the coding sequence ATGCGGGTGGTGGAGATCACCGCGTTTGGCGGGCCAGAAGTCTTGGCGATGCGGCAACGCCCGGTGCCGGTTCCGGAACCGGACGAGGTGCTCATCAAGGTGGCCGCAGCCGGGGTCAATCGGCCCGACCTCATGCAGCGCATGGGGATGTATCCGCCGCCGCCCGGCGCTTCGGACATTCCGGGCCTGGAGGTGGCGGGGGAGGTCGTGGCGGTGGGCACCCTGGCGGGGTCCCTGCGGGTGGGCGATAAGGTGTGTGCCCTGGTCGCGGGCGGCGGATACGCGGAGTACTGCGTGGCGCCTGCCATCCAGTGCCTGCCGGTGCCGGAGGGTCTGGACCTGGTGGAGGCCGCGAGCCTGCCGGAAACCTTTTTCACCGTCTGGACCAATGTATTCGAGCAAGGCCGGCTGCTTGCCGGCGAGACTTTTCTGGTGCACGGGGGCAGCAGCGGCATCGGCGTCACGGCGATACAACTGGCGCGGCGCTTCGGTGCCCGGGTGATCGCCACGGCCGGGAGCCTCGCCAAATGCCGCGCCTGCGAGGCGCTGGGCGCGACTGCGATCAATTACCGCGAAGCGGATTTTGTCGAGGTGGTCGGCGAAATCACCCAAGGGCAGGGCGTGGATGTGATTCTGGACATGGTGGGAGGCGACTATTTGCAGCGCAACCTGGCGTGCCTGGCAGAAGAGGGACGTTTGCTGCAGATCGGATTGCAGGCGGGGGCGAAAGCCCAGATCAATCTGTTGCCCGTCCTCCTCAAGCGCTTGACCCTCACCGGTTCGACCCTGCGGCGGCGCAGCGTCGCGGAGAAAGGCCGCATAGCCGCCGCCTTGCGCGAGAAGGTCTGGCCCTTGCTGGCACAGGGAAAGCTGCGGCCGGTCATCGACCGCAGCTTTGAACTGGACGCGGCGGCGGAGGCGCACCGCTACCTGGAGAGCGGCGCCCATATCGGCAAGATCGTGTTGACGGTGAATTGA
- a CDS encoding tetratricopeptide repeat protein, with amino-acid sequence MRAKWAPILLLFLALSGAASADALEEGIAAVSRRDYGAALKLFKPLAEAGNVVAQVNLGNLYMKGAGVKQDYLEAGRWYLLAAEQNERMAQSKLGVMHYYGLGTEKNPAEAARWFTKAAQQGDRSAQTVLASLYAQGEGLSRDPAKAYYWYTLAAEQGSEDAALARKGLAEEMTPGETDEALRLVGESRRKASEDAERELEAAVAAASGAAAGKASGNEGKALADPVKAGKSRRPKGRKAKRS; translated from the coding sequence GTGCGGGCGAAATGGGCGCCAATTCTTCTGCTTTTCCTGGCACTTTCCGGGGCGGCGTCGGCCGATGCCCTGGAGGAGGGCATTGCGGCGGTGTCGCGGCGGGATTATGGTGCGGCATTGAAGTTGTTCAAGCCTCTGGCGGAGGCCGGCAATGTGGTGGCCCAGGTCAATCTGGGCAACCTCTACATGAAGGGTGCCGGGGTCAAGCAGGACTATCTGGAGGCGGGGCGCTGGTATCTGCTGGCGGCCGAGCAGAATGAACGCATGGCACAGTCCAAGCTGGGTGTCATGCATTATTACGGACTGGGCACGGAGAAGAATCCGGCAGAGGCGGCACGCTGGTTCACCAAGGCGGCGCAACAGGGAGACCGCTCCGCGCAGACCGTGCTGGCATCTCTTTATGCCCAAGGTGAAGGGCTTTCGCGCGATCCTGCGAAGGCCTACTACTGGTACACCCTCGCCGCGGAGCAGGGCAGCGAGGACGCGGCCCTGGCGCGCAAGGGTCTGGCGGAAGAGATGACGCCGGGGGAAACCGACGAGGCCTTGCGCCTGGTGGGCGAGAGCCGGCGCAAGGCGTCGGAGGATGCCGAGCGGGAACTGGAAGCGGCTGTCGCTGCGGCCAGCGGTGCTGCTGCCGGTAAAGCATCGGGCAACGAAGGAAAAGCGCTCGCCGATCCGGTCAAGGCGGGCAAATCCAGGCGGCCGAAAGGGAGAAAAGCTAAACGCTCTTGA